GGTTCATGGTCTTTGATAGATTGATTTGCTAGGTTTCAGAAATGTTGAGATAGAGATGGACTCTATGCTTGTGATTACTTAGCTCCAAAAGAAACATTGTGGTTTGTGGTAGTAGGAGGATTTTTTGGAAGAAATTTTAAAGAGGTTACACAtgattcatttttcaatttctcactcATTTAGAGAAACAAATGCAATGGCGGATGGTTTGGCAAAAATGGGAGCTAATGGATCTAATGGTTTGTGGTTTCCATTTTCAGTAACTCCTTTAATAAGAGGTTTAATAAGACTTGATGAAGGAGATTTTCCTAATCTTTGAAATAGTTAATAAGGTTGTAAGGAATTTATTTCCTTGGCTTTGTTTACAGTATAGtgaactaattatatatatttgtattatttatttgctttttgtAGGTAATTTTTTACACCTGATTTTGGTGTCTTTGCATATTTGTTAACCCTTAGGTGTTGATTGTTTTTACGGTATTCTTCCGCCATAAGTATaagagtttattaataaaattggagtaTCGTCCTCTtctaaaaaagttataaattataaaaattaaaaaaaaaaagatgtcatGAGAATATTACATTCATGAAAATTTATTGGTAGTTTTgagaaaacaaatatatataatgctttATGAACGAATaaagcaaaatatttaaatgatcatgttgaaaagaatagataaaattgATCGAGTGAatccattatatatattgatatatataaattgaatcAAAATTATCGAtaattcaaatttattattaattaattagataatatttatttcttatatatatatatatatagtactggaAAAGCAGTTGTGTCATTATATATCACTATACGAagatgcttaattttataattttttcatttaatcattacctaatttttttttaagtctttaaatatttggtttgatcatttgaaaacttcatgaattaagagaaaaaaaattagagaagcaaattaataaataagCTGATACGATTATAAATGGGATTTTAAGGTAATTCAAATAATTGGCTGCATgtattcttttctttgttatGATGGGAGTTTCTTGACTTTTGCCAACATTGTTTTACTGATTATATACAACCGATCGATCTTCTTCGCTAAAGGAATCCTCGCATGAGAACGAAGAAACATAGAGCTAGATTAATTAACCGATTATTgcgatatatatatacgtacataTTTTAGGcaagaattaaacaaaaaatctaGTGTTGCTTGATCCAAATTAATTAGTTTGATCCAAACTAATACAACAAAGGACGATATATATGGTCACGGTTCTCGGCTTTAAGCCTCTTCCACATATGATTCGTTGAGATCGAAGTGCAGAACTTTGCGACCTGCAGCCTGAGTTGCTCCATCTCGCAATGGCGACTGTACAAATGTAAGAGCAGCTGTAGTACTCCCACTGTCTTCAGCCTTGGCTTTACTGCTTGCTCGAGCTAATTCTGCTGACCGTGCCGCCGCCCAGTGTCGCTTCTTATGGCCACCAAGAGCTTGACCTGTTGGGTAACTTTTGTAGCATATGTTGCATATGTGCAAAGATGCATGTTCTCCCAactcttttgtttctttaacCTGTTCCATGGGATTggcaatatccttttttgatTGTATATCAATCGATGTCTCCACAGCTTTAGTACTGTTGTGATCTTTGTGATTGCCGGATCTATGACCTCCTAAAGCTTGAAAAGATTGGAATGTTTTGCTACTAGTCTTGTATGTATATTCATATGCCTTCTTTCGTATCTTTTTCTGAATCTGAGGTTCAAAAGGTCTCAGTTGTGGCTTCCAATtattcatcctcatcatctccaTATTCATTGCCATGATCATCTTCTCATTTCTCTCATGAACATTGAGATTCGGTTCCTTGAGATCAATGGGTAACTGCTCAAACTCGTACTTGCATTCGGTTGCTTTTTTTGACGGAACTCTAGAACTGCTGGAACTTTTGCTTTCATCCGATGCTGTACTTGCATGCCTCCAACACCCTTTGCCATCAATCATCAATCGAGAATAGCTTTTACTCTCCGGTTGTAACTCCATCATCTGCTTGCTTGAGGCAACACGTTCAGAAAATAGGAATTGAGTCTGGTTCTCCACTTTTTCAATTCTCATCAAATGTTTTTGCTCCTCTGATAGATCTTGCGTCCGAAGTACAGACGTCGGAATATGAGTAGATGCCACGATAGTCGTTGGGTCAAGACGAAAAGTCGTTGAGGTGTTTTCAGGCTGAAAAGGTTGATCGATTAATGCAAGACTATTTCGGCCTCTCCTACTAGTTCTGGACCACTTGGGTATGAGTCCAGTTCGATCTTCATGGGCCGCTGAGAAAGCAGTACTACTCGGATCAGAAGGCCGAATCCCCTTCCAGTTTCTCTGGGGATGGAACCTCATGTGCCCGCACAACGACTTTAGGGTCGGGAATTTCTTGAAACAACAAAAACATTGGTGTTCGCCCCCGCCACTACTTGCCGCACCAGTTTTGAAGGCACCGTAATTCAGAGATTTGGGTGAAGAAGCAGCATATACCTTTGGTTTTAAACACTTGATCTTCTTTGTCTTGGGGCGAGCTACGGGCTGAGAGTGAAGGATCCGCTTGTACTGATCATCATGACCCGCAGCACCCTTTTCTGATGAGTAAAACTGATCTTTTTCGCTCAAATCCCGCATGCGAATACCATGATCGCCCGTTCGGTTCTTGAAGATTTCTTCTTCTATTCCAGTCCGGACCTCGACGATCTTGCTGTTCCCGGCCGGCTCTTTGTTCTTAAACTCGAATGTCTCCATCAATGAAACACTGCCATGCAGTACCTTGGCTGCGTCTTCCGAAGAAGGAATTACCGCGTCGTACCCAGCTTCAAACCCAGTACCATTCTTAGAATCCTCCATGCATATATGAGAGAAAAACCAGGAACGTCTAAGCGGCACCCGAGAAAGAGGAGCGGCAAAAACTCaaacagaaacagagagagTGGTGCGCGCCTTAATCTAGGGTTAAGAGTTTGGTCGAAGATTGGGTAgattaaaattgtaaatatatatatatatatatatatataggcgaaGGTGGAAACCTTGCGCTGCAAGGAATGGATGGAATACTCATGGGTTAGGACTACGAAGTTGAATTTCGCCGACGATTCTACTTGATCCAAATTACATCaattcttatccaatcacagtGACTTAAATTAAGCTAAACTAATTAACTTGAGTTCTTATAATCACACAcacactaataataaaaataagcttacaaaactaataatatcaAACAACTACTTTGCTTCCTTATTTGTTGGAACTGCTAgaatatttatacaaaattcttataataataaatctataaaggaaaatgatagtatgactaTTAAATATGtccatttatataatttaatttatttttttcttaataattaaggaagtcactattagtaaatttatctttttgtattttgttcctaatggttaaggatgttttaaaatgattaaaggaaaaaaaaaaaaaaaaaaaactcatttgtacTAGCAAGCTTGCATATTTGATAGTCTCCATAGTATTGTCTATTTATAATTAACTACCGTGGGTCATAGCACTTTATTTGCACGTACAGTTTGGTATAgtacatcaaattttaaaaatttctttattatataaattaaatcatCTAATATTTCACATCGAATTACATCAGTTTATAATTAActtgtttttatatgatttctacATAGACCAAGCATTTTCGATCTCTATATATGGTAGGGCATGGTTGACATTCATGCTTGAACGTGAGGTTGGTATCGACCAAGATAAAGCAAATCCCCTGATTGAGTCCCAATTGTGACTGCATGTGCAATGgctattttctttctctatttgtGGTCTGTTTATAAATTCCACAAAAACACGCGCGTGAATACAAATTAAAAGAGTAGAAGTATACATCTCGTTTGTCTCGTTGCTCCAATTTTGAGTACAACTActcttcatcatttattttattaactttaaTCATGCTGCAGATCtgatatattttaagtaattttatatattaatcgattaataaaaaaaacatttaacatATGACAAATTGAATGATGTAATTGAGAATGACAAAATGAGGATGAGCACcaatatataatttgatatgttCCAATTAATAGTTAGtataacactacaagaaataaggTTATTTGCAACGCTTAAAATCGCTACAAAAAAGCATTTAAACTGCTGCATATACTCTATTCCAACGATTTTAACTTCCTTGCACTTTCGCCGCAATAATCGCATCTTTTTTGTCCAACGCagcgataaaaaaaaattcgctGCTAAATATACATTTACCagcgatttttttttccttgctaatACTCCCAACATCGTTGTAACTGTCCTCATGCCCATAAAGATATATCGCTGAGAAATCTCAATTACAGCATTTTAAATCCTTGCAAATACTCTATAAAATCGCTGGAATTAATCTAATCAATTCCagcgatttatttaaaaattgttgcaaataatttttttcagtgTAATAGAAAtgctgaaaataaaactaaaaatgctacaaaaatgaaaaaaactgtTGCAAATGTGGTCAGAGTGTATGGAAAATCGTTGTTAAAATGTAATTGCAGCATTTAGAATTGCTGCAATTACTCTAAAATCGCTGGAATTAATCTGATCAATTCcaacaatttatttaaaaattgttgcaaatcaTTTTTTGCAGCGtaataaaaatgttgaaaataaaaccaaaagcgttgcaaaaaggaaattttttttacaaatgtgGTCATAGTTGTATGGTAAATCGTTGTTAAAGTGTAGTTGCAGCATTTATAATTGCTGCAATTACTATATAAATCGCTGGAATTAACTAAACGCTGCAATTACTATAAAATCGTTGGAATTGAGCTAATCAATTCCAacgatttatttaaaaactgttgcaaattattttttgcagcataatataaatgctgaaaataaaaccaaaagccctgcaaaaaagaaaaattgttgcaaatgtgGTCATGGCTGTATGTAAAATcgttgttaaaatataattgcaacATGTAGAATTGCTGCAAAAACAATGTAAATCGCTGCAATTGCCtttttggtgcatttttttTCCCCGCTCTCGCCAGGGatgttggttatatatatatatatatatatatatatattatatatatatatatatatgtgtgtgtg
This sequence is a window from Carya illinoinensis cultivar Pawnee chromosome 9, C.illinoinensisPawnee_v1, whole genome shotgun sequence. Protein-coding genes within it:
- the LOC122277796 gene encoding uncharacterized protein LOC122277796, with amino-acid sequence MEDSKNGTGFEAGYDAVIPSSEDAAKVLHGSVSLMETFEFKNKEPAGNSKIVEVRTGIEEEIFKNRTGDHGIRMRDLSEKDQFYSSEKGAAGHDDQYKRILHSQPVARPKTKKIKCLKPKVYAASSPKSLNYGAFKTGAASSGGGEHQCFCCFKKFPTLKSLCGHMRFHPQRNWKGIRPSDPSSTAFSAAHEDRTGLIPKWSRTSRRGRNSLALIDQPFQPENTSTTFRLDPTTIVASTHIPTSVLRTQDLSEEQKHLMRIEKVENQTQFLFSERVASSKQMMELQPESKSYSRLMIDGKGCWRHASTASDESKSSSSSRVPSKKATECKYEFEQLPIDLKEPNLNVHERNEKMIMAMNMEMMRMNNWKPQLRPFEPQIQKKIRKKAYEYTYKTSSKTFQSFQALGGHRSGNHKDHNSTKAVETSIDIQSKKDIANPMEQVKETKELGEHASLHICNICYKSYPTGQALGGHKKRHWAAARSAELARASSKAKAEDSGSTTAALTFVQSPLRDGATQAAGRKVLHFDLNESYVEEA